From the genome of Perca flavescens isolate YP-PL-M2 chromosome 12, PFLA_1.0, whole genome shotgun sequence, one region includes:
- the LOC114565865 gene encoding acyl-coenzyme A thioesterase 5, whose protein sequence is MSSQVRLRLLPRARCMFDEPVQVKVAGLRARQVVTMRARSTDDKGLVFSSSATYKADGSGEIDLERDPSLSGSYVGVEPMGLLWSMRADTLHRRFIKTNSLNHHVVNFSLHEKEGEGRMLAEATNERLLIGDGVSRLPIKEGNIRGVLFNPPGRGPFPALLDLYTFGGGLSEKRASLLANRGFVVLTVALYGHDDMAGNIKEVHLDYFEEAIEFLKKQDKVGSKGVGVLSLSKSGDVALSIASYLPGVEATVWINGCCANTLLPLYHKKSQILSALMMDISKMVPTESGAFMSKNVMHNPLAEENKATLVPIEQAKGRFLFVASEDDLNWDSKAYMDQMVERLQCHGKDNFERVSYPAAGHYLEPPYGPFCTSSFHGVAGKPVLWGGEPRSHAAAEVHLWKKIQEFFRTHLSCDVTQTIAKL, encoded by the exons ATGTCCTCCCAAGTCCGACTGAGGCTGCTGCCGAGAGCCAGATGCATGTTTGATGAGCCGGTTCAGGTGAAGGTGGCCGGGCTGAGGGCGAGACAGGTGGTCACCATGAGAGCCAGATCCACTGACGACAAGGGACTGGTGTTCAGCTCCTCGGCCACCTACAAGGCTGATGGGAGCGGGGAGATCGACCTGGAGAGAGACCCCTCTCTCAGCGGGAGCTACGTCGGGGTGGAACCCATGGGTCTGCTGTGGTCCATGAGGGCAGACACCTTGCACAGAAGGTTTATAAAAACTAATTCACTGAACCACCATGTGGTGAATTTCTCATTGCACGAGAAGGAGGGGGAGGGCAGGATGCTGGCAGAGGCGACCAATGAGAGGCTTCTGATTGGAGACGGAGTTAGCCGGCTCCCCATCAAAGAGGGGAATATCCGTGGAGTCCTGTTCAATCCCCCAG GTAGAGGTCCATTCCCTGCCCTGTTGGATCTGTACACTTTTGGTGGAGGTTTGTCAGAGAAAAGGGCCTCTCTGCTGGCCAACCGTGGATTTGTGGTTCTGACTGTAGCACTGTATGGTCATGATGACATGGCGGGGAACATCAAAGAGGTCCATCTGGATTATTTCGAAGAAGCTAtagagtttttaaaaaaacaagataag GTGGGCAGTAAAGGAGTTGGTGTACTATCCCTTTCAAAAAGCGGAGATGTTGCACTATCAATAGCCTCTTACCTGCCAGGTGTTGAGGCCACAGTGTGGATTAACGGCTGTTGTGCCAATACACTTTTACCCCTCTACCATAAGAAGAGCCAAATCCTCTCTGCATTAATGATGGACATCAGCAAGATGGTTCCCACTGAGTCAGGGGCCTTTATGAGCAAGAATGTTATGCATAATCCGCTGGCAGAGGAGAACAAGGCCACCCTGGTCCCCATTGAACAAGCCAAGGGACGTTTCCTCTTTGTGGCTTCAGAGGACGACCTCAACTGGGACAGCAAGGCTTACATGGACCAGATGGTGGAGAGACTGCAATGTCATGGGAAGGACAACTTTGAGAGGGTGTCTTACCCTGCAGCAGGGCATTACCTAGAGCCGCCATACGGACCCTTCTGCACCTCCAGTTTTCATGGGGTTGCAGGCAAGCCAGTCCTGTGGGGGGGTGAGCCCAGGTCCCATGCAGCAGCTGAAGTCCACCTGTGGAAGAAGATCCAGGAGTTCTTCAGAACTCACCTGAGCTGTGATGTTACACAGACTATTGCCAAATTGTAG